Part of the Oryzias melastigma strain HK-1 unplaced genomic scaffold, ASM292280v2 sc00398, whole genome shotgun sequence genome, NNNNNNNNNNNNNNNNNNNNNNNNNNNNNNNNNNNNNNNNNNNNNNNNNNNNNNNNNNNNNNNNNNNNNNNNNNNNNNNNNNNNNNNNNNNNNNNNNNNNNNNNNNNNNNNNNNNNNNNNNNNNNNNNNNNNNNACGTCTGTTTCAGAAActaggaagaaagaaaaaaagcacatttatatgtttttaaattaatccgAAAATTGCTTCATCCAGTTACTTGAGTCTTCAAGGTTAAACTCACCTCTGAGGTCCAGTTTAGTCCCTTTTCCAAACAGAATGTGTCCACATGAGGcaacagcacagtagtagatcCCAGCATGAGACCGAGTCAGGTTCTTCAGGAGCAGCTCATAGACACAACTGTGAGGCTGTGTTTTCTTATGCTCACACTGATCATTCCTGCCTCCATGAGTGTAAATGAGTCCTGGATGAGAGTCTTCAGAGTCTTTGAACCAGTAAACTCTGTGTTCTCCATCACAGCTCCCAGTGTGTACTGTACAGTTCAGAGTCACAGAGTCTCCTGCATGGATGTTCTCAGAGGACGACTGATCCACTGAAGTCTGGATGTAAGAAGAAGAGTTCTTTACAAGGACACTATAGCTCTCCAAAAATGTAAGTATGTAACTATCCGAATGGATGCAGTTATAAGTAGCCGaatctgaaaattgaaaatcaaaaatcttcaaatgattatttttgttttctgtgtccaGTCTGAAGCGTCGATTGTTCTTGAATTCACCAAAAAATTCCACTTCTGTGCTGTGCACATAGAAACTGCATATAAGTTCTGGTTTTCGTCCAAAACTTTTCTTGGACCAGAAGATTCGTTTTAACGTCTGACCTTTATGAGGACAttctaaagttacatttttaccGACGTTGACAGATAGAAAATCATCTTTCTGCTGTACAGAGGAAGACGATTTATGATGCATTTTTTGACCTGGAGTGAAACAAAAAGCACAAGATTCGTAAGAAACTAATATAAACGTGTACGGAAATAACAAAAGCATAACTCACCATTTGTTCCTGCAAACAAACATGTCAGAAAGAAAACTAAGAGCTCAGAAGTCATCATGTCTGGGTTCTCATGTCGAATGAAAAAACAACTGacgattttttttcccatttataGACATAAGACAGCATTTGATTGGTTCACTGAAGTGACAACAACCTTAGGAAACAAGATCACATGATCAAAGCCACAGCCCGCTTTGTCTGTACAACTGTGATGGGAGTGTCTACCGCAACACAGTAAAAGACATGAGTTTTGCTCACTTTCCAacatcattttaacaacaagaTATTATCATACAGGAActttaaacagtttatttagtAGAAGACTAATTTATGAAGCCTTCTTATGTTGTTCagtaatttttcttttggtgttttttttttttttgatattaCTTGATTTCTGATTCCTGGTACTAAGAGGTCACTGAAGGGGGAGCTTCTACCCATGCTGGAAGGACGCAGCTACTGGTGGCA contains:
- the LOC112139714 gene encoding uncharacterized protein LOC112139714 — encoded protein: MHHKSSSSVQQKDDFLSVNVGKNVTLECPHKGQTLKRIFWSKKSFGRKPELICSFYVHSTEVEFFGEFKNNRRFRLDTENKNNHLKIFDFQFSDSATYNCIHSDSYILTFLESYSVLVKNSSSYIQTSVDQSSSENIHAGDSVTLNCTVHTGSCDGEHRVYWFKDSEDSHPGLIYTHGGRNDQCEHKKTQPHSCVYELLLKNLTRSHAGIYYCAVASCGHILFGKGTKLDLRGEFNLEDSSNWMKQFSD